From Heteronotia binoei isolate CCM8104 ecotype False Entrance Well chromosome 3, APGP_CSIRO_Hbin_v1, whole genome shotgun sequence, a single genomic window includes:
- the KLHL35 gene encoding kelch-like protein 35, whose product MHRRAKEESSSETNPRAGQNPSLDRSQEKLLVKFCHAEQILHALDSYRQEGIFTDVVLTMDGQEFPCHRATLSANSAYFRAMFAGGLKEGHQDMVELQKISAPTMGLVLDYMYGRNVILQEDNVEGVLELSSLLQIPKLQEACVDFLEDQLHPSNCLGLRRFADTFSIPSLAEKSKRVMLDGFVEVSHHEEFLDLEAWELAEYLADERLAAPKEEAVFEAAMRWVRHDAAMRQGALRDLLEHVRLPLVDPCYFVEKVETDELIRASKECLPLLREARKGYLLGNEVGSPWSRPRRFMELAEMIVVIGGCDKKARLKLPFVDVFHPASGKWKPLASMPGYTKSEFAACALKNNVYISGGHVGSRDVWMLSPMWNAWIKVACLKEGRWRHKMVTLQGKIYAVGGYDGFGRLDSVECYDPFCNIWTAVTSLVQAVSSAAVASCLGRLYVIGGAVDNSANTDKVQCYDPATNQWSLRSPAPFNLRCISAITLNNLIYVAGGLLKEIFCYNPQKDTWCEVASLCGPLASCGVAASTGKIYILGGRAENGEGTEKAFVLDVALGKVKPQPPLPHCTSDLVCVTILQHVSR is encoded by the exons ATGCACCGACGAGCAAAAGAAGAATCCAGCTCTGAAACCAATCCCAGGGCAGGTCAAAATCCATCTCTGGACCGAAGCCAAGAGAAGCTCCTCGTGAAATTCTGCCATGCCGAGCAGATTCTCCATGCGCTGGACTCCTACCGGCAGGAGGGCATTTTCACGGACGTGGTACTCACGATGGACGGGCAGGAATTCCCATGCCACCGTGCCACTTTGTCCGCCAACAGTGCATATTTCCGTGCAATGTTTGCTGGCGGCCTGAAGGAAGGGCACCAAGACATGGTTGAACTCCAGAAGATCTCTGCGCCCACCATGGGCCTCGTCTTGGACTACATGTATGGGAGGAACGTGATCCTCCAAGAGGACAACGTGGAAGGCGTCTTGGAGCTGTCCAGCTTACTTCAAATCCCCAAGCTCCAGGAAGCCTGCGTTGACTTTCTGGAAGATCAGCTCCACCCTTCCAACTGCTTGGGCCTCAGGAGGTTCGCCGACACCTTTTCCATCCCGTCCCTAGCCGAGAAAAGCAAGAGGGTGATGCTGGATGGCTTTGTAGAGGTGTCCCACCACGAGGAATTCCTCGACTTGGAGGCTTGGGAGCTTGCAGAATACCTGGCAGATGAGCGGTTGGCTGCTCCGAAAGAGGAAGCGGTCTTCGAGGCTGCCATGCGGTGGGTGCGCCATGATGCAGCCATGAGGCAAGGGGCGCTGAGAGACCTCCTGGAGCATGTCCGTCTCCCTCTCGTGGACCCCTGCTACTTCGTGGAGAAGGTGGAGACAGATGAGCTCATCCGGGCGTCCAAGGAGTGTCTCCCGTTGCTGCGGGAAGCCCGCAAAGGTTACCTCCTAGGCAACGAAgttggctctccatggtctcgtCCAAGAAG ATTCATGGAATTAGCAGAGATGATCGTGGTGATTGGAGGCTGTGATAAAAAGGCTCGCTTGAAACTCCCCTTCGTGGACGTGTTCCATCCCGCGAGTGGAAAATGGAAGCCGCTCGCCAGCATGCCGGGATACACCAAATCAGAGTTTGCTGCCTGCGCTCTGAAGAACAATGTGTACATATCAG GAGGTCACGTTGGAAGCAGAGATGTTTGGATGCTGAGCCCGATGTGGAACGCCTGGATCAAGGTTGCCTGCTTGAAGGAAGGCCGGTGGAGGCACAAAATGGTCACTCTCCAGGGAAAG ATCTACGCAGTGGGTGGATACGACGGCTTTGGCCGGCTTGACAGCGTGGAATGCTATGACCCTTTCTGCAACATCTGGACAGCTGTGACCTCTCTGGTGCAAGCTGTAAGCTCGGCTGCTGTTGCGTCTTGTCTCGGCCGGCTGTATGTGATCGGGGGCGCGGTGGACAACAGTGCCAATACCGATAAG GTGCAGTGCTACGATCCCGCGACCAATCAGTGGAGTCTTCGGTCTCCCGCTCCTTTTAATCTGAGGTGTATCAGTGCCATCACTTTGAACAACTTGATTTATGTCGCCGGAGGGCTTTTGAAGGAAATCTTCTGCTACAACCCCCAAAAGGACACCTGGTGTGAAGTGGCATCTCTGTGTGGACCTCTG GCGAGTTGTGGGGTGGCGGCTTCCACTGGCAAAATCTACATCCTGGGGGGCAGAGCCGAGAATGGAGAAGGCACTGAGAAAGCGTTCGTTTTGGACGTCGCTCTGGGGAAAGTGAAACCCCAGCCCCCTCTCCCGCACTGTACCAGCGACCTCGTCTGCGTGACCATCCTCCAGCATGTGAGCAGATAA